The Candidatus Binatus sp. DNA segment CCCCTCGCGCCCGCTGCTCAACGCGATACCGCGCTCACGATGGATAGCGCCGGGTTGGTGATCGAGTGGAGCGACGATGCCGAAGCGATTTTCGGCTGGAGCAGCGCCGACGCGATCGGCCGCCGGCTCTCCGAATTGATCATTCCTGAGCGCCTTCGCTCGATGCATGAAGCGGGATTGAAGCGGTTCATGGCCGGCGGACCGGGCACGGTGCTGAATCGCGCGATCGAGATTGCGGCGATCGACCGCGACGGCCGCGAGTTTACGGTCGAGGTCCATATCACTCCTGAAAAGACTGCTCACGAGCTTAGGTTCGCGACGTCGGTGCGCAAGCTTTAGCGACCCGCGCGAATCCATCGAGGCGGGCTCTGCCGCACAATCGACCGAGCGACGGCGATTTATTGTTTTGGCGCCGATTTCAGCCTAAGTTGAAAAATCGGCCCATCGTCACAGCCTGCCCGCGGCGAACCGGCAAAGCGAGGATCAATGATGAAGTTCGGAATATTCATGGCGCCGTTCCATCGCGTCGGCGAAAATCCGACGCTGTGTTTCGAGCGCGACATGCAACTGATCGAATGGCTCGACGATCTCGGCTACGAAGAGGCGTTCATCGGCGAGCATCATTCGTCGGGCT contains these protein-coding regions:
- a CDS encoding PAS domain S-box protein — protein: MSQPPKIDPLAPAAQRDTALTMDSAGLVIEWSDDAEAIFGWSSADAIGRRLSELIIPERLRSMHEAGLKRFMAGGPGTVLNRAIEIAAIDRDGREFTVEVHITPEKTAHELRFATSVRKL